One Fundidesulfovibrio terrae genomic window carries:
- a CDS encoding potassium transporter Kup: MSTPQEVHPHPEHRAHSTRMLALGALGVVFGDIGTSPLYAMKACFTGLHLVDPTPENVLGICSLILWSLLLMVGLKYAVFMLRVDDQGEGGIFPMLALLHRTPDARPGGRMVLLALFGAALLYGDGAITPVISVLAALEGLEVAAPQSKALVLPLACAVLVGLFAVQSRGSGSIGRLFGPVMLVWFAAIAALGVPPILARPDILAAANPVWGARFFMAHGLHGFLMLGAVVLCVTGAEALHADMGHFGKNPIRLAWFAVALPALVLNYFGQGALLLARPEAAEEPFHNLAPAALTVPLVILATAATIIASQAIISGVYSQTRQAIQLGFMPRLQVVHTSARTQGQIHLPFVTWMMLAACLFLALEFRASENLAEAYGIAVTATLTIAAVLFYRVAVGVWGWPEWRAGLLTTLFLVMDLAFLGSCLTKFLSGGWFPVAVAVAFMGVMITWRDGWRTLARRMLSHRLPIERFVRRVEADNPARVPGTAVFLSTFRKEIPPMLLQHLNTNRMLHEKVVLLSIVTEDVPVVPDSQRLQVSDLGQGIHRVIARTGFMETPDAPALLRLAARQGLPVDVKAAKFYLGRIALVPARHSSMGPLRRALFVFLHRNATNPATYYNIPPEHVLELGVQLRF, from the coding sequence ATGTCCACCCCTCAGGAAGTCCACCCCCACCCGGAGCACCGTGCCCATTCCACCAGGATGCTGGCCCTGGGGGCGCTGGGCGTGGTGTTCGGCGACATAGGCACCTCGCCCCTGTACGCCATGAAGGCATGCTTCACGGGACTCCATCTCGTTGACCCCACCCCGGAGAACGTGCTGGGGATATGCTCGCTCATCCTGTGGTCGCTCCTGCTCATGGTGGGGCTCAAGTACGCGGTGTTCATGCTGCGCGTGGACGACCAGGGCGAGGGGGGGATATTTCCCATGCTGGCCCTGCTCCACCGAACCCCGGACGCCCGGCCCGGCGGGCGCATGGTGCTCCTGGCCCTGTTCGGGGCGGCGCTTCTCTACGGCGACGGGGCCATCACCCCGGTGATCTCCGTGCTGGCCGCACTGGAGGGCTTGGAGGTGGCCGCGCCGCAGTCCAAGGCGCTGGTGCTCCCCCTGGCCTGCGCCGTTCTCGTGGGGCTTTTCGCCGTGCAGTCGCGCGGATCGGGCTCCATCGGCAGGCTCTTCGGCCCGGTGATGCTGGTGTGGTTCGCGGCCATCGCCGCCTTGGGCGTCCCGCCCATTCTGGCCCGGCCGGACATCCTGGCGGCCGCCAACCCGGTCTGGGGCGCGCGGTTCTTCATGGCCCATGGCCTGCACGGATTTCTCATGCTCGGCGCGGTGGTGCTCTGCGTCACCGGGGCCGAGGCCCTGCACGCCGACATGGGGCACTTCGGCAAAAACCCCATCCGGCTGGCCTGGTTCGCGGTGGCCCTGCCCGCGCTCGTGCTCAACTATTTCGGGCAGGGGGCGCTTTTGCTGGCCCGGCCCGAGGCCGCCGAGGAGCCCTTCCACAACCTGGCCCCGGCCGCCCTGACCGTTCCCCTGGTGATCCTGGCCACGGCGGCCACCATCATCGCCTCCCAGGCCATCATCTCCGGAGTGTACTCCCAGACCCGCCAGGCCATCCAGCTGGGCTTCATGCCGAGGCTCCAGGTGGTGCACACCTCGGCCAGGACCCAGGGGCAGATCCACCTGCCCTTCGTCACCTGGATGATGCTGGCCGCATGCCTGTTCCTGGCCCTGGAGTTCCGCGCCTCGGAGAACCTGGCCGAGGCGTACGGCATCGCGGTCACGGCCACGCTGACCATAGCGGCGGTGCTCTTCTACCGCGTGGCCGTGGGCGTGTGGGGCTGGCCCGAGTGGCGCGCGGGGCTCCTCACGACGCTCTTCCTGGTCATGGACCTGGCCTTCCTGGGATCGTGCCTGACCAAGTTCCTCTCGGGCGGCTGGTTCCCGGTGGCCGTGGCCGTGGCCTTCATGGGGGTCATGATCACCTGGCGCGACGGCTGGCGCACCCTGGCCAGGCGCATGCTCTCGCACCGGCTGCCCATCGAGCGCTTCGTCAGGCGCGTGGAGGCGGACAACCCCGCGCGCGTGCCGGGCACGGCGGTGTTCCTTTCCACCTTCCGCAAGGAAATCCCGCCCATGCTCCTGCAGCATCTGAACACCAACAGGATGCTGCACGAGAAGGTGGTGCTGCTCTCCATCGTCACCGAGGACGTGCCCGTGGTGCCCGACTCCCAGCGCCTGCAGGTGAGCGACCTGGGACAGGGCATCCACCGGGTCATCGCCAGGACCGGCTTCATGGAGACCCCTGACGCCCCGGCGCTCCTGCGCCTGGCCGCGCGCCAGGGGCTGCCCGTGGACGTGAAGGCGGCCAAGTTCTACCTGGGACGCATCGCCCTGGTGCCCGCCAGGCATTCGTCCATGGGGCCGCTGCGCCGGGCGCTGTTCGTGTTCCTGCACCGCAACGCCACCAAC